One segment of Neoarius graeffei isolate fNeoGra1 chromosome 20, fNeoGra1.pri, whole genome shotgun sequence DNA contains the following:
- the LOC132869264 gene encoding meteorin-like protein yields the protein MSPMKVLLLHLHTVGFLASCTDLCNWRGSGQVGSPLSGSVRHVRLRCSAGSITWFSPRHALRVVLQPNVWSARRAAVCVKALRGFHGAAVYVERAESLDLLLHDGESPEQVRCFRAHKAHSAAIFLQASPQSDAGPSVVGFRYEVLRKNSSATEVHTSTIQAACRPCNDFEILKAICSSDFVVRGSIRNVSHDSERQTSVVEVYKGRVYRQRSGVFEREPDLSGSWHGHIHTLLQCGVKAGSGQFLFTGAELFGEAWLGCAPRFKNFQTLYHSAKRVHQMPCDFSID from the exons TGGTCAGGTGGGCTCGCCTCTCTCTGGGTCGGTGCGGCACGTGCGGCTTCGCTGTTCCGCCGGTTCGATCACGTGGTTTTCCCCGCGTCACGCTCTGCGGGTCGTGCTGCAGCCGAACGTGTGGAGCGCGCGCCGTGCGGCCGTGTGCGTGAAAGCGCTGCGGGGTTTCCATGGTGCTGCGGTGTACGTGGAGCGCGCGGAGAGCCTGGACCTCCTGCTGCACGACGGGGAGTCTCCGGAGCAGGTGCGCTGCTTCCGCGCGCACAAAGCGCACAGTGCCGCCATCTTTCTTCAGGCGAGCCCGCAGAGTGACGCGGGTCCGAGTGTCGTCGGGTTCcggtatgaagtgctgcgcaagaaCAGCAGCGCTACAGAGGTTCACACAAGTACAATACAAG CTGCCTGTCGGCCGTGTAACGACTTTGAGATACTGAAAGCCATCTGCAGCAGTGACTTTG TGGTCCGTGGCTCTATAAGGAACGTATCCCATGATTCCGAGCGGCAGACCTCCGTGGTAGAGGTGTACAAAGGCAGGGTGTATCGGCAACGGAGTGGAGTGTTTGAGAGAGAACCAGACCTCTCAGGCTCCTGGCATGGGCACATCCATACACTTTTGCAGTGCGGCGTTAAAGCAGGATCTGGTCAGTTCCTCTTCACCGGAGCTGAACTCTTCGGGGAGGCTTGGCTTGGTTGTGCTCCTCGATTTAAAAACTTCCAGACTCTCTATCATTCAGCCAAGAGGGTGCATCAGATGCCGTGTGATTTTTCCATAGACTGA